From the Pieris napi chromosome 20, ilPieNapi1.2, whole genome shotgun sequence genome, one window contains:
- the LOC125059675 gene encoding KRAB-A domain-containing protein 2-like isoform X1, with the protein MTLLVEDSTRSFKETFYEKLLEDDERHQGSTRKSWTRQRINDVINNVKNARVTMLTRGNKTSMNYYWLAKYDIMTTGGEEYLTFKRKAAEEPIIQIVAREDYFDILLSAHKSCGHGGRDKIVYSLKSKFYIPVRAIQLFLALCPTCDAKRHAPRNSIVTRPIVSQDFNIRGQVDLIDFQSCSDGDFKWLLNYQDNATKFVSLRPLKSKRGSEVAMELMKIFMTFGAPYILQSDNGREFTENIIEELTAMWPEFKIIHESPRRPQTQGSVERSNRDVENMLRMWMKDNKSTNWSVGCYYVQYQKNSSFHRIIGRSPYKALFGNDPDQKIISDQVSNSNDYAATTLTIQSDEIVNEQIPKVKTEEDQLEAVQVSINESEEAQLVKVPVLKKEPEETHLMDVHVLINKPEETQLVRNQAHIGIKRAAEIMIDNTAKKFKPLNLGSSVLINVPEVDRGPLDTKIIRGRVVDIRNGVYRVGTKTGTIKNWFPRHELQEPVDDYHDDLLDVPISLREAVRNESIFGGQGFQKCTCKPAPKQCFTNRCACYKNKVLCGSKCHTSLSCINK; encoded by the exons ATGACTTTACTAGTAGAAGACTCGACACGTTCGTTCAAAGAAACATTTTACGAAAAGCTTTTGGAAGATGATGAGCGACATCAAG GATCTACAAGAAAGTCTTGGACGCGGCAAAGAATTAATGACGTAATCAACAATGTGAAGAATGCTAGGGTGACCATGCTTACACGGGGAAATAAAACGTCCATGAACTATTACTGGTTGGCCAAATATGACATAATGACGACAGGTGGTGAAGAATATTTAACCTTCAAAAGAAAAGCGGCAGAAGAACCAATTATTCAAATTGTTGCCCGTGAAGACTATTTTGACATCCTGCTGAGTGCCCACAAGAGCTGTGGACACGGAGGGCGAGATAAAATAGTATACTCCCtgaaatcaaaattttatataccCGTAAGAGCAATTCAATTGTTCTTAGCTCTGTGCCCTACGTGTGACGCAAAAAGACACGCTCCCAGAAACAGTATAGTTACGCGACCAATCGTGTCACAAGACTTCAATATTAGAGGACAAGTCGATTTGATTGACTTTCAATCGTGCTCCGACGGTGACTTCAAGtggttattaaattatcagGATAATGCCACCAAATTTGTAAGTCTTCGCCCCCTGAAATCTAAACGAGGATCAGAAGTTGCCATGGAGctcatgaaaatatttatgacaTTTGGGGCGCCCTACATTTTACAATCAGACAATGGACGTGAGTTTACAGAAAACATCATAGAAGAACTGACTGCAATGTGGCCTGAATTCAAAATTATACACGAGAGCCCAAGAAGACCTCAAACGCAAGGGAGTGTAGAGAGAAGTAACCGGGATGTGGAAAACATGCTGCGAATGTGGATGAAAGATAATAAATCAACTAATTGGTCAGTCGGGTGCTATTATGTTCAATACCAAAAAAATTCATCATTCCATCGGATAATTGGCCGCTCACCATATAAAGCCTTATTTGGTAATGATCCAGACCAGAAAATTATTTCAGACCAAGTTAGTAATTCTAATGACTACGCGGCTACAACCCTTACAATTCAAAGTGACGAGATCGTGAACGAACAAATTCCAAAGGTTAAAACAGAAGAAGACCAGCTTGAAGCTGTACAGGTCTCAATTAATGAATCAGAAGAAGCCCAGCTTGTGAAAGTACCGGTCTTAAAAAAGGAACCAGAAGAAACCCACCTTATGGACgtacatgttttaataaataaaccagAAGAAACCCAGCTTGTCAGGAACCAAGCGCATATTGGCATAAAGCGTGCGGCAGAAATAATGATAGACAATACTgccaaaaaatttaaaccacTGAATCTTGGTAGTAGCGTTCTTATCAACGTGCCTGAAGTGGATCGAGGACCCCTGGACACCAAAATTATAAGAGGAAGGGTTGTAGATATCCGCAATGGTGTTTATAGAGTAGGGACGAAAACTGGAACTATAAAAAACTGGTTTCCGAGGCATGAATTGCAAGAGCCGGTGGATGATTACCATGATGATTTATTGGATGTCCCAATTTCATTAAGAGAAGCTGTTAGGAATGAGTCCATATTTGGAGGACAGGGCTTCCAAAAGTGCACCTGCAAGCCGGCACCGAAGCAATGCTTCACAAACAGATGtgcatgttataaaaataaagtgctTTGCGGCTCTAAGTGCCACACCAGTTTATCTTGCatcaataaataa
- the LOC125059676 gene encoding reticulon-4-interacting protein 1, mitochondrial-like, with translation MDGFKHRAGEKIDALHDAAVVAASNSKVRLESVYQQTTDAILKIRELFNEIWHHELVTEGRARAVDWGREAAKRIREGALPLSPAVLYQELVTLLKDRVWRRSMIIFACGAVLGGSTGLVIGLRTATRGPSGPHARALQTQADQSVILVEDAVSHGAGPSEVLVRVQAFSVSTIDRSVLRGRASALRSLVTRSHVTVGRGFAGVVLDVGQGVTEFEMGDEVWGCLSEWSGGAATELLAVRSSRISKRPRTLGADSAASLPWAGSLALIALDALRITPDSCKGKRVLVAGAASGEGCALIQLLGCWGARTSAAAPRHSRDTLRNLGAQDFMELEGQNEHSAASWLVVEQHASRTGPWDACIACAGAPPNRPPYNTLLKATAPRRAALELRPGALVTDRLPSPLWAVFTVSFYSLRVLRWLTGHGWHCDWFESRHRLSDGLDTLRHLVEGGQLSPVLDKVYFPQDFEAALAHACSDKAVGTTVIRFP, from the exons ATGGATGGATTTAAGCACAGAGCTGGAGAAAAAATTGATGCACTTCAC GATGCTGCAGTAGTTGCCGCTTCAAACAGTAAAGTTCGTTTGGAAAGTGTTTATCAGCAAACAACAGATGCTATACTGAAG ATTCGTGAACTCTTTAACGAGATCTGGCATCATGAGTTAGTAACAGAGGGTCGAGCTAGGGCTGTGGACTGGGGTCGTGAAGCAGCCAAGCGCATACGAGAAGGGGCTCTACCCTTATCACCCGCTGTGCTGTATCAGGAGCTGGTCACTTTATTAAAAGATAGAG TATGGCGTCGCAGCATGATAATATTTGCATGTGGAGCAGTTCTCGGTGGCAGCACGGGGCTGGTGATAGGGCTTCGCACTGCGACCCGAGGCCCTAGTGGGCCCCACGCTAGGGCCCTACAGACACAAGCAGACCAGAGTGTTATACTTGTCGAGGATGCTGTTTCCcatg gTGCGGGTCCGAGCGAAGTCCTAGTCAGAGTGCAGGCCTTTTCGGTGTCAACGATAGACCGCAGCGTACTGAGGGGTAGGGCTTCGGCCCTCCGGTCTCTCGTTACTCGCTCGCATGTCACTGTCGGGAGAGGCTTCGctg GCGTAGTTTTAGACGTCGGCCAAGGCGTAACAGAATTCGAAATGGGTGACGAAGTTTGGGGATGTCTTAGCGAATGGAGTGGAGGGGCTGCTACCGAACTACTGGCTGTGAGAAg TTCGCGTATAAGCAAGCGTCCGCGTACGTTGGGCGCGGACTCGGCGGCGTCCCTCCCTTGGGCGGGGTCCCTCGCTCTCATCGCTCTCGACGCCTTGCGAATCACTCCCGACTCTTGCAAGGGCAAGCG CGTGCTCGTGGCGGGTGCGGCGAGCGGCGAAGGCTGTGCCCTGATCCAGCTGCTGGGGTGCTGGGGAGCTCGGACCTCTGCCGCTGCCCCCAGGCATTCCAGGGACACTCTGAGGAACTTAG GTGCCCAAGACTTCATGGAGCTGGAAGGCCAGAACGAGCACTCGGCCGCCTCTTGGCTGGTGGTGGAACAGCACGCGAGTCGCACCGGGCCGTGGGACGCTTGCATCGCTTGCGCCGGGGCGCCGCCCAACCGCCCGCCCTACAACACTTTGCTCAA AGCCACCGCACCCCGAAGAGCGGCGTTGGAGCTTCGCCCTGGGGCTCTGGTGACGGATCGGCTGCCTTCTCCCCTCTGGGCGGTCTTCACCGTCTCCTTCTATTCTCTTCGCGTGCTCAGG TGGTTGACGGGCCACGGCTGGCATTGTGACTGGTTCGAGTCCCGGCATCGGTTGAGCGACGGACTCGACACCCTGCGCCACCTGGTGGAGGGGGGACAACTGTCGCCCGTTCTCGACAAA gtTTATTTCCCTCAAGATTTTGAAGCAGCGCTTGCGCACGCTTGTAGCGACAAAGCGGTCGGCACCACTGTTATAAGATTTCCCTGA
- the LOC125059675 gene encoding KRAB-A domain-containing protein 2-like isoform X2 has translation MMSDIKVGSTRKSWTRQRINDVINNVKNARVTMLTRGNKTSMNYYWLAKYDIMTTGGEEYLTFKRKAAEEPIIQIVAREDYFDILLSAHKSCGHGGRDKIVYSLKSKFYIPVRAIQLFLALCPTCDAKRHAPRNSIVTRPIVSQDFNIRGQVDLIDFQSCSDGDFKWLLNYQDNATKFVSLRPLKSKRGSEVAMELMKIFMTFGAPYILQSDNGREFTENIIEELTAMWPEFKIIHESPRRPQTQGSVERSNRDVENMLRMWMKDNKSTNWSVGCYYVQYQKNSSFHRIIGRSPYKALFGNDPDQKIISDQVSNSNDYAATTLTIQSDEIVNEQIPKVKTEEDQLEAVQVSINESEEAQLVKVPVLKKEPEETHLMDVHVLINKPEETQLVRNQAHIGIKRAAEIMIDNTAKKFKPLNLGSSVLINVPEVDRGPLDTKIIRGRVVDIRNGVYRVGTKTGTIKNWFPRHELQEPVDDYHDDLLDVPISLREAVRNESIFGGQGFQKCTCKPAPKQCFTNRCACYKNKVLCGSKCHTSLSCINK, from the exons ATGATGAGCGACATCAAGGTAG GATCTACAAGAAAGTCTTGGACGCGGCAAAGAATTAATGACGTAATCAACAATGTGAAGAATGCTAGGGTGACCATGCTTACACGGGGAAATAAAACGTCCATGAACTATTACTGGTTGGCCAAATATGACATAATGACGACAGGTGGTGAAGAATATTTAACCTTCAAAAGAAAAGCGGCAGAAGAACCAATTATTCAAATTGTTGCCCGTGAAGACTATTTTGACATCCTGCTGAGTGCCCACAAGAGCTGTGGACACGGAGGGCGAGATAAAATAGTATACTCCCtgaaatcaaaattttatataccCGTAAGAGCAATTCAATTGTTCTTAGCTCTGTGCCCTACGTGTGACGCAAAAAGACACGCTCCCAGAAACAGTATAGTTACGCGACCAATCGTGTCACAAGACTTCAATATTAGAGGACAAGTCGATTTGATTGACTTTCAATCGTGCTCCGACGGTGACTTCAAGtggttattaaattatcagGATAATGCCACCAAATTTGTAAGTCTTCGCCCCCTGAAATCTAAACGAGGATCAGAAGTTGCCATGGAGctcatgaaaatatttatgacaTTTGGGGCGCCCTACATTTTACAATCAGACAATGGACGTGAGTTTACAGAAAACATCATAGAAGAACTGACTGCAATGTGGCCTGAATTCAAAATTATACACGAGAGCCCAAGAAGACCTCAAACGCAAGGGAGTGTAGAGAGAAGTAACCGGGATGTGGAAAACATGCTGCGAATGTGGATGAAAGATAATAAATCAACTAATTGGTCAGTCGGGTGCTATTATGTTCAATACCAAAAAAATTCATCATTCCATCGGATAATTGGCCGCTCACCATATAAAGCCTTATTTGGTAATGATCCAGACCAGAAAATTATTTCAGACCAAGTTAGTAATTCTAATGACTACGCGGCTACAACCCTTACAATTCAAAGTGACGAGATCGTGAACGAACAAATTCCAAAGGTTAAAACAGAAGAAGACCAGCTTGAAGCTGTACAGGTCTCAATTAATGAATCAGAAGAAGCCCAGCTTGTGAAAGTACCGGTCTTAAAAAAGGAACCAGAAGAAACCCACCTTATGGACgtacatgttttaataaataaaccagAAGAAACCCAGCTTGTCAGGAACCAAGCGCATATTGGCATAAAGCGTGCGGCAGAAATAATGATAGACAATACTgccaaaaaatttaaaccacTGAATCTTGGTAGTAGCGTTCTTATCAACGTGCCTGAAGTGGATCGAGGACCCCTGGACACCAAAATTATAAGAGGAAGGGTTGTAGATATCCGCAATGGTGTTTATAGAGTAGGGACGAAAACTGGAACTATAAAAAACTGGTTTCCGAGGCATGAATTGCAAGAGCCGGTGGATGATTACCATGATGATTTATTGGATGTCCCAATTTCATTAAGAGAAGCTGTTAGGAATGAGTCCATATTTGGAGGACAGGGCTTCCAAAAGTGCACCTGCAAGCCGGCACCGAAGCAATGCTTCACAAACAGATGtgcatgttataaaaataaagtgctTTGCGGCTCTAAGTGCCACACCAGTTTATCTTGCatcaataaataa